A genome region from Anastrepha obliqua isolate idAnaObli1 chromosome 4, idAnaObli1_1.0, whole genome shotgun sequence includes the following:
- the LOC129245544 gene encoding uncharacterized protein LOC129245544, producing MAGKYFNKSNLVDFFKRFATSELQQHPRGAKRSAGNSEIIQKVSSFWPQTAWNHYRKQLQATMGRLVGSLETGFQQLGRQMPASGRRSLRQVKKNVLQLMADSRQRIRQLEKEFVRIRDSLPYRERANLKFRASQQRSTDSVGMMEEGKIENCLAEVKLNMERVTQNYVSQYNRDTTLVHKPRYTGRPTNDLKSSQARADLHNSMSGVSVCLTEPNQCLKVNEKILQLASEAAKPESAVSLRTTEADVPKALTLTVKTDEVITNSNQRQAVLNKSSY from the exons ATGGctggtaaatattttaataaatccaaTTTGGTGGATTTCTTTAAGCGCTTTGCAACAAGCGAATTGCAGCAACATCCAAGGGGGGCAAAACGAAGTGCCGGCAACAGTGAAAT CATTCAGAAAGTGTCTAGCTTTTGGCCGCAGACCGCCTGGAACCACTACCGTAAGCAGTTACAGGCCACTATGGGACGTTTAGTTGGTAGTCTCGAGACCGGATTTCAGCAGTTAGGACGCCAGATGCCAGCGTCGGGCCGGCGTTCGCTGCGACAAGTAAAG AAAAATGTGCTGCAGTTGATGGCCGATTCCAGGCAGCGCATTCGTCAATTGGAGAAGGAGTTTGTACGCATACGCGATAGTTTACCTTATAGAGAGAGAGCAAATCTTAAATTTCGTGCGAGCCAGCAGCGTAGCACAGATTCAGTGGGAATGATGGAAGAAGGAAAAATAGAAAACTGCTTAGCTGAGGTAAAGCTTAATATGGAGAGGGTAACTCAAAACTATGTGTCGCAATACAACCGGGACACAACTCTAGTACACAAGCCACGCTATACTGGACGACCGACAAATGATTTGAAGTCATCACAAGCTCGCGCCGATCTGCACAACTCTATGAGTGGTGTGTCAGTTTGCTTAACTGAGCCAAACCAGTGCTTGAAAGTGAACGAAAAAATCTTGCAACTAGCAAGCGAGGCGGCAAAACCGGAATCTGCGGTTTCACTGCGAACAACCGAGGCTGATGTACCCAAAGCATTGACGTTGACCGTGAAAACAGATGAGGTTATCACTAATAGCAACCAACGCCAGGCGGTACTGAATAAGTCAAGTTACTGA
- the LOC129245543 gene encoding translation initiation factor IF-2 isoform X1 codes for MAIISAAKGLISELAQRVPKNQLKQFDKFMELNAKYKARLSKYPEKLPRIDWEDYRTNVRLEAIKMVDEFEKKYEELNKVFDDRVKLDTKKYYAELEKQRAEVQVQVKQYIDESNQRIKAYEAEIARICGMKPYSSMTIEEFINLRPEHSTYIPHSRKPLFWPHDLDEQIPGPVGIKKPGEGGSGGAGDGSHPIKPNDFKGKTEKFEFNAGKIDEARPSVEAKAAEAVTAPALAMATEPTEAKPAPPQQVDAVETVKETIQKISSEREKPHLAETKPCVNQVELPKSSAEKVVEPKIHIDTPISEELRRKLDPCNLIEEHHKKEEAAADRCTTPASSKPEEKTQPIEKLEKKSRGEKSEQLRKPHPCDLVKMTKEPTAEKVDACKTILKRPDENEKKDSRVFLNPCEVTFGSNARVSLPGHTTQKENAVVKSEKTKAPKEPTKELKKPLAGPKEAGLHLKKKVETCAHGESVMGDEDSCKSATSKDSGLHIEKKVETCARGDSCKSGSSVEVKPIQTKTLDSKTAKTKSEPNPSTTCDSVKKTTVVDKDISKSVASKERGLHIEKNVETCARVEPMVVDKNSSKSAASKERGLHIEKNVETCGTSVEMKPILTKTLDSKTAKPKSEPKTFSSCQPVAPKEIKSQSCVMDHSTADASATMSTSQKGGSCAPTPYYNPFRSDEENRQKEEEAWDECNDEDPCTDDKRRPKTAYYNPFKDDKKKK; via the exons ATGGCCATCATCAGTGCTGCTAAAGGTTTAATAAGTGAATTGGCACAGCGTGTACCAAAAAATCAGCTGAAACAGTTTGACAAATTTATggaattaaatgcaaaatacaaagc TCGCTTAAGTAAATATCCAGAGAAGTTACCGCGTATCGACTGGGAGGATTATCGCACAAACGTACGATTAGAAGCGATTAAAATGGTGGATGAATTCGAGAAGAAATATGAGGAGCTGAACAAAGTTTTCGACGACCGCGTCAAATTGGATACAAAGAAGTACTATGCGGAGTTAGAGAAGCAAAGAGCGGAAGTCCAG GTGCAAGTTAAGCAGTACATCGACGAATCAAACCAACGCAtcaaagcgtatgaggcagaaATTGCCCGAATTTGCGGCATGAAGCCCTACTCCTCGATGACAATAGAAGAATTTATTAACCTGCGACCTGAGCACTCCACTTATATACCTCACAGCCGTAAACCACTCTTCTGGCCACATGATCTTGATGAGCAGATACCCGGACCAGTTGGTATAAAGAAGCCAGGTGAAGGAGGCAGTGGTGGTGCTGGTGACGGCAGCCATCCAATTAAACCGAATGATTTCAAAGGTAAAACGGAGAAATTCGAGTTCAACGCTGGTAAAATAGATGAAGCGAGGCCGTCGGTTGAAGCAAAGGCTGCAGAAGCTGTCACAGCACCAGCCCTAGCAATGGCAACCGAGCCCACAGAGGCTAAGCCGGCACCACCGCAACAAGTTGATGCGGTTGAAACAGTAAAAGAAActatacaaaaaatttcttcCGAACGTGAGAAACCTCATCTAGCTGAGACGAAACCATGCGTGAATCAGGTGGAACTACCGAAATCCAGCGCTGAGAAGGTGGTTGAACCGAAAATCCACATAGATACACCGATATCTGAAGAATTGAGAAGAAAATTAGATCCATGCAATCTGATTGAAGAACATCATAAGAAAGAGGAGGCAGCTGCAGACAGATGTACCACTCCTGCTTCTTCAAAGCCAGAAGAGAAGACACAGCCAATTGAAAAACTCGAAAAGAAATCGCGAGGCGAGAAAAGTGAGCAGCTAAGGAAGCCTCATCCATGTGATTTGGTGAAGATGACGAAAGAACCAACTGCAGAAAAAGTCGATGCctgtaaaactattttaaagcGGCCTGATGagaatgaaaagaaagactCGCGCGTGTTTCTTAATCCGTGTGAAGTTACCTTTGGTTCCAATGCAAGGGTTTCACTTCCTGGACATACAACGCAAAAGGAAAATGCTGTAGTGAAATCGGAAAAGACGAAAGCGCCAAAGGAACCAACAAAAGAGCTTAAGAAACCGCTCGCTGGTCCCAAAGAAGCGGgacttcacttaaaaaaaaaggtagAAACTTGTGCACACGGGGAATCAGTGATGGGCGATGAAGATAGTTGCAAAAGTGCTACTTCCAAAGACTCGGGACTTCACATAGAAAAAAAGGTAGAAACTTGCGCACGCGGGGATTCTTGCAAGAGCGGTTCTAGCGTTGAGGTTAAACCTATTCAGACGAAAACTCTGGATTCGAAGACGGCGAAAACCAAATCAGAACCCAATCCTTCCACTACATGCGATTCGGTAAAGAAAACGACAGTAGTTGATAAAGATATTTCTAAAAGTGTTGCTTCCAAAGAACGGGGACTTCACATAGAAAAAAACGTAGAAACTTGCGCACGCGTGGAACCAATGGTGGTCGATAAAAATAGTTCTAAAAGTGCGGCTTCCAAAGAACGGGGACTTCACATAGAAAAAAACGTAGAAACTTGCGGTACAAGCGTTGAGATGAAACCCATTCTGACGAAAACTTTGGATTCGAAAACGGCGAAACCCAAATCAGAACCCAAGACTTTCTCTTCATGCCAGCCAGTTGCGCCAAAGGAAATTAAGTCACAATCTTGCGTGATGGATCATTCAACAGCTGACGCGTCTGCCACAATGAGCACAAGTCAGAAAGGCGGCTCCTGTGCACCAACACCCTATTACAATCCCTTCAGAAGTGATGAAGAAAACAggcagaaagaagaagaagcgtGGGATGAATGCAATGATGAAGATCCGTGCACAGATGATAAGCgtaga
- the LOC129245543 gene encoding translation initiation factor IF-2 isoform X2, protein MTSRLSKYPEKLPRIDWEDYRTNVRLEAIKMVDEFEKKYEELNKVFDDRVKLDTKKYYAELEKQRAEVQVQVKQYIDESNQRIKAYEAEIARICGMKPYSSMTIEEFINLRPEHSTYIPHSRKPLFWPHDLDEQIPGPVGIKKPGEGGSGGAGDGSHPIKPNDFKGKTEKFEFNAGKIDEARPSVEAKAAEAVTAPALAMATEPTEAKPAPPQQVDAVETVKETIQKISSEREKPHLAETKPCVNQVELPKSSAEKVVEPKIHIDTPISEELRRKLDPCNLIEEHHKKEEAAADRCTTPASSKPEEKTQPIEKLEKKSRGEKSEQLRKPHPCDLVKMTKEPTAEKVDACKTILKRPDENEKKDSRVFLNPCEVTFGSNARVSLPGHTTQKENAVVKSEKTKAPKEPTKELKKPLAGPKEAGLHLKKKVETCAHGESVMGDEDSCKSATSKDSGLHIEKKVETCARGDSCKSGSSVEVKPIQTKTLDSKTAKTKSEPNPSTTCDSVKKTTVVDKDISKSVASKERGLHIEKNVETCARVEPMVVDKNSSKSAASKERGLHIEKNVETCGTSVEMKPILTKTLDSKTAKPKSEPKTFSSCQPVAPKEIKSQSCVMDHSTADASATMSTSQKGGSCAPTPYYNPFRSDEENRQKEEEAWDECNDEDPCTDDKRRPKTAYYNPFKDDKKKK, encoded by the exons ATGACCAGTCGCTTAAGTAAATATCCAGAGAAGTTACCGCGTATCGACTGGGAGGATTATCGCACAAACGTACGATTAGAAGCGATTAAAATGGTGGATGAATTCGAGAAGAAATATGAGGAGCTGAACAAAGTTTTCGACGACCGCGTCAAATTGGATACAAAGAAGTACTATGCGGAGTTAGAGAAGCAAAGAGCGGAAGTCCAG GTGCAAGTTAAGCAGTACATCGACGAATCAAACCAACGCAtcaaagcgtatgaggcagaaATTGCCCGAATTTGCGGCATGAAGCCCTACTCCTCGATGACAATAGAAGAATTTATTAACCTGCGACCTGAGCACTCCACTTATATACCTCACAGCCGTAAACCACTCTTCTGGCCACATGATCTTGATGAGCAGATACCCGGACCAGTTGGTATAAAGAAGCCAGGTGAAGGAGGCAGTGGTGGTGCTGGTGACGGCAGCCATCCAATTAAACCGAATGATTTCAAAGGTAAAACGGAGAAATTCGAGTTCAACGCTGGTAAAATAGATGAAGCGAGGCCGTCGGTTGAAGCAAAGGCTGCAGAAGCTGTCACAGCACCAGCCCTAGCAATGGCAACCGAGCCCACAGAGGCTAAGCCGGCACCACCGCAACAAGTTGATGCGGTTGAAACAGTAAAAGAAActatacaaaaaatttcttcCGAACGTGAGAAACCTCATCTAGCTGAGACGAAACCATGCGTGAATCAGGTGGAACTACCGAAATCCAGCGCTGAGAAGGTGGTTGAACCGAAAATCCACATAGATACACCGATATCTGAAGAATTGAGAAGAAAATTAGATCCATGCAATCTGATTGAAGAACATCATAAGAAAGAGGAGGCAGCTGCAGACAGATGTACCACTCCTGCTTCTTCAAAGCCAGAAGAGAAGACACAGCCAATTGAAAAACTCGAAAAGAAATCGCGAGGCGAGAAAAGTGAGCAGCTAAGGAAGCCTCATCCATGTGATTTGGTGAAGATGACGAAAGAACCAACTGCAGAAAAAGTCGATGCctgtaaaactattttaaagcGGCCTGATGagaatgaaaagaaagactCGCGCGTGTTTCTTAATCCGTGTGAAGTTACCTTTGGTTCCAATGCAAGGGTTTCACTTCCTGGACATACAACGCAAAAGGAAAATGCTGTAGTGAAATCGGAAAAGACGAAAGCGCCAAAGGAACCAACAAAAGAGCTTAAGAAACCGCTCGCTGGTCCCAAAGAAGCGGgacttcacttaaaaaaaaaggtagAAACTTGTGCACACGGGGAATCAGTGATGGGCGATGAAGATAGTTGCAAAAGTGCTACTTCCAAAGACTCGGGACTTCACATAGAAAAAAAGGTAGAAACTTGCGCACGCGGGGATTCTTGCAAGAGCGGTTCTAGCGTTGAGGTTAAACCTATTCAGACGAAAACTCTGGATTCGAAGACGGCGAAAACCAAATCAGAACCCAATCCTTCCACTACATGCGATTCGGTAAAGAAAACGACAGTAGTTGATAAAGATATTTCTAAAAGTGTTGCTTCCAAAGAACGGGGACTTCACATAGAAAAAAACGTAGAAACTTGCGCACGCGTGGAACCAATGGTGGTCGATAAAAATAGTTCTAAAAGTGCGGCTTCCAAAGAACGGGGACTTCACATAGAAAAAAACGTAGAAACTTGCGGTACAAGCGTTGAGATGAAACCCATTCTGACGAAAACTTTGGATTCGAAAACGGCGAAACCCAAATCAGAACCCAAGACTTTCTCTTCATGCCAGCCAGTTGCGCCAAAGGAAATTAAGTCACAATCTTGCGTGATGGATCATTCAACAGCTGACGCGTCTGCCACAATGAGCACAAGTCAGAAAGGCGGCTCCTGTGCACCAACACCCTATTACAATCCCTTCAGAAGTGATGAAGAAAACAggcagaaagaagaagaagcgtGGGATGAATGCAATGATGAAGATCCGTGCACAGATGATAAGCgtaga